The Panicum hallii strain FIL2 chromosome 9, PHallii_v3.1, whole genome shotgun sequence genome has a window encoding:
- the LOC112877345 gene encoding uncharacterized protein LOC112877345, translating to MGACNSCEATAVAAAPGSTAAEARVVLADGALRRFPGGTRASQAVKAAAGEGAAPAAAWFLCSADGLELGGAAAGLGPEEALQPGQLYFVLPAAMQRRPLQAEEMAALAIRASAALVGDHDGPLVFPEAAAAGGGATCARSGKACRRSRRGSSRGRDFVPDLGAIAE from the coding sequence ATGGGAGCCTGCAACTCGTGCGAGGccacggcggtggcggcggcgccggggtcgacggcggcggaggcgcgggtGGTGCTCGCGGACGGCGCGCTGCGGCGGTTCCCGGGCGGCACGCGCGCGTCGCAGGCCGTGAAGGCGGCCGCCGGTGAGGGCgcggccccggccgccgcgtgGTTCCTGTGCAGCGCGGACGGActggagctcggcggcgccgcggcggggctGGGGCCCGAGGAGGCGCTGCAGCCCGGGCAGCTGTACTTCGTGCTCCCCGCGGCGATGCAGCGGCGGCCGCTGCAGGCGGAGGAGATGGCTGCGCTCGCCATCCGCGCCAGCGCCGCGCTCGTGGGCGACCACGACGGCCCGCTCGTGTTCccggaggccgccgccgccgggggagGCGCCACCTGCGCGCGGAGCGGCAAGGCGTGCCGGAGGTCCAGGAGGGGTAGCAGCCGCGGGCGGGACTTCGTGCCGGACCTCGGCGCCATTGCCGAGTAA
- the LOC112873019 gene encoding uncharacterized protein LOC112873019: protein MLARIIFCVVVAAAVLAVVLLATVSPLPHRAGGGRRGAPGTRTFTVYVHPTVPAPVQAQQQGREAVRRGEASALVFHHRMTAGPESTSRTVGAASGFLLPAGDRGAAATVSVFDTVHLAFDGAAGLSGSLCVEASNRRPGKRGRGAEDKEVLRVVGGTGAFAFARGHAVLRRQRPGPGATAAALLLELSVSSAGS from the coding sequence ATGCTCGCCAGGATCATCTTCTGCgtggtcgtcgccgccgccgtcctcgccgtcgtcctcctCGCCACCGTCTCCCCGCTCCCGCaccgggccggcggcggccgcaggggCGCTCCGGGCACGCGCACCTTCACGGTCTACGTCCACCCGACGGTACCGGCACCCGTGCAAGCGCAGCAGCAAGGCCGAGAAGCGGTGCGGCGAGGAGAGGCGAGCGCGCTGGTCTTCCACCACCGGATGACGGCGGGGCCGGAGAGCACGTCGAGGACCGTCGGCGCGGCCTCGGGGTTCCTGCTTCCGGCCGGCGAtcggggcgcggcggcgacggtgtCGGTGTTCGACACAGTGCACCTGGCGTTCGACGGCGCCGCCGGGCTGTCCGGCAGCCTCTGCGTCGAGGCGAGCAACCGGAGGCCGGGgaagcgcgggcgcggcgcggagGACAAGGAGGTTCTGCGAGTGGTGGGCGGCACGGGAGCGTTCGCGTTCGCGCGCGGGCACGCCGTCctgcggcggcagcggcccggccctggcgccacggcggcggcgctgcttcTTGAGCTCAGCGTTTCCTCTGCTGGGAGTTAA
- the LOC112873018 gene encoding uncharacterized protein LOC112873018 produces the protein MAGASGSSRLPTTKAFQTDSHLPSSSKSGNASLDRIPSLKFPFLWEPKNTHRISRGAEQRAALITLGAASFTPEKKLGRFLSEEVKNIDLLLPLAYEITRTMILRQFGAAQLALERQCWSKIAETIVHQAIVSCQTFTLIGVAGSLVGSVPLFAEGCVGVMKSFFMHFHAMSHTVDRGEIIKLLIEALDMFLMGTALLKFGMGMYIMFYGSQSIQTPAGHANTPHLGAFNLKKLKDGARIRSITQAKTRIGHAILRLLQVGVLEKFKSVPLVTGLDMACFAGAVVASSASVFLLSKLSMGQEQLKQSCA, from the exons ATGGCAGGAGCAAGCGGCAGCAGCAGGTTGCCCACCACCAAGGCTTTCCAAACGGACAGCCATCTTCCTTCATCTTCGAAGTCTGGTAACGCCAGCCTGGATCGTATCCCATCTCTCAAGTTCCCGTTCCTTTGGGAGCCAAAGAATACGCACAGGATTAGCCGCGGCGCAGAGCAAAGGGCTGCCTTGATCACCCTGGGAGCTGCCAGCTTCACACCGGAGAAGAAGCTGGGGCGTTTCCTATCGGAGGAGGTGAAGAACATTGACCTTTTGTTACCTCTGGCATATGAGATCACAAGGACCATGATCCTGAGGCAGTTTGGAGCGGCACAGTTGGCACTGGAAAGGCAGTGCTGGTCCAAGATCGCTGAGACAATAGTCCACCAG GCCATCGTCAGTTGCCAAACCTTCACACTGATTGGTGTCGCCGGATCCCTTGTTGGGTCAGTCCCATTGTTTGCTGAG GGTTGTGTTGGTGTGATGAAGTCGTTCTTCATGCACTTCCATGCCATGTCCCACACGGTAGATAGGGGTGAAATCATAAAGCTGCTTATTGAAGCATTAG ACATGTTTCTGATGGGCACTGCTCTTCTCAAGTTTGGCATGGGTATGTACATCATGTTCTATGGTTCTCAGAGCATTCAGACACCAGCAGGACATGCTAACACGCCCCATTTAGGAGCATTCAACCTAAAG AAGCTGAAAGATGGGGCTAGGATCAGGTCCATCACGCAGGCAAAGACGAGGATCGGCCATGCAATACTCCGGCTGCTGCAGGTAGGCGTTCTCGAGAAGTTCAAGAGCGTGCCTCTGGTCACTGGACTCGACATGGCCTGCTTTGCTGGAGCAGTGGTTGCATCCTCAGCCAGCGTCTTCCTCCTGTCAAAGCTCAGTATGGGTCAGGAACAACTGAAGCAAAGCTGTGCTTGA